The following proteins are encoded in a genomic region of Sesamum indicum cultivar Zhongzhi No. 13 linkage group LG8, S_indicum_v1.0, whole genome shotgun sequence:
- the LOC105169746 gene encoding uncharacterized protein LOC105169746 — protein MAGDNDEANTQRLQSSFGTSSSSLPKQQQPFSMNHLDVPQLNMPQFRGHIRQLSPNPGVEICSKRVGIPPSHPQIPPISPYSQIPVNRPGNQQTGLQNFSSSPGPSHSRSLSQPSFFALDSLPPLSPSPYRDSPQNSISDQVLADVSMEDKDGSSHSLLPPSPFTRGASLRIGESLPPRKAHRRSNSDIPFGFVSMMQSSPPLIPLRSPGALDRSASTRENSGAQPVQLVKRESSWEKGGENNAEGMGERKSEGEVVDDLFSAYMNLDNIDAFNSSGTDEKLGNENREDLDSRASGTKTNGGDSSDNEATSSVNESGSSMQRAGASSLPEKREGIKRNAGGDIAPTTRHYRSVSMDSFMGKINFGDESPKLPPSPGTLPGQLSPTNSLDANTNSFSLEFGNGEFTGAELKKIMANDKLAEIALSDPKRAKRILANRQSAARSKERKMRYIAELEHKVQTLQTEATTLSAQLTLLQRDSAGLTSQNNELKFRLQAMEQQAQLRDALNEALTAEVQRLKLATAELSGDTSKFQQLSISPQMFQLRQQQTPQLNMHQLQQQSQQSNGNTSAKNESNQ, from the exons ATGGCTGGTGATAATGACGAAGCTAATACACAAAGGCTTCAATCTTCATTTGGGacatcatcatcttcacttCCTAAACAACAGCAACCCTTTTCCATGAATCATCTAGACGTACCTCAGTTAAACATGCCGCAATTTCGTGGTCACATTCGGCAGCTCTCACCCAACCCGGGTGTTGAAATTTGTAGTAAAAGGGTTGGAATTCCACCCTCTCATCCACAAATTCCTCCTATTTCCCCTTATTCCCAGATCCCGGTTAACCGCCCCGGAAATCAGCAAACAGGGTTGCAGAATTTTAGTTCTAGTCCAGGGCCATCGCACAGTCGGTCTTTGTCGCAGCCATCATTTTTTGCTCTTGACTCCTTGCCACCTCTGAGCCCTTCACCTTATCGAGACTCACCTCAGAATTCTATTTCTGATCAAGTTTTAGCTGATGTGTCAATGGAGGATAAGGATGGCAGCTCACATTCATTGTTGCCGCCCTCACCTTTCACAAGAGGTGCTTCCCTGAGGATTGGTGAAAGTCTTCCTCCTCGCAAGGCTCATAGAAGGTCCAACAGTGATATCCCATTTGGATTTGTGTCCATGATGCAGTCTTCGCCACCACTAATACCGTTGAGAAGTCCTGGTGCATTGGATAGGTCGGCCTCCACAAGAGAGAATTCAGGAGCTCAGCCGGTGCAGTTGGTTAAGAGAGAGTCTAGCTGGGAGAAAGGAGGAGAGAACAATGCTGAAGGGATGGGGGAGAGAAAATCTGAAGGGGAAGTTGTTGATGACCTATTCTCTGCTTACATGAATTTGGACAACATTGATGCATTCAACTCTTCTGGTACTGACGAGAAATTGGGAAACGAGAATCGTGAAGATTTAGATAGTAGAGCCAGTGGTACCAAGACAAATGGAGGTGACAGCAGTGATAATGAAGCAACCAGTAGTGTCAATGAGAGTGGGAGCAGTATGCAAAGAGCAGGAGCCTCTTCACTGCCTGAAAAGAGGGAAGGGATTAAAAGGAATGCTGGGGGAGATATTGCTCCAACAACTAGGCACTACAGAAGTGTCTCCATGGACAGTTTTATGGGAAAGATAAATTTTGGCGACGAGTCACCCAAATTGCCTCCTTCCCCTGGAACCCTTCCAGGTCAACTCTCGCCAACCAATTCATTAGATGCAAACACTAATTCTTTTAGCTTGGAGTTTGGGAATGGTGAGTTTACTGGTGCTGAACTGAAGAAAATTATGGCAAATGACAAACTTGCGGAGATAGCATTAAGTGATCCCAAGCGGGCCAAAAG GATCTTAGCCAACCGGCAGTCTGCTGCTCGGTCGAAAGAGCGAAAGATGAGATATATAGCAGAATTGGAGCATAAAGTCCAGACTTTACAGACTGAAGCTACCACATTGTCCGCCCAACTTACTCTGCTTCAA CGAGACTCTGCTGGGCTCACTAGCCAGAACAATGAGCTGAAGTTTCGCTTGCAGGCCATGGAACAACAGGCTCAACTCAGAGATG CACTAAACGAAGCATTGACAGCAGAAGTGCAACGTTTGAAGCTTGCAACTGCAGAGCTAAGTGGAGACACCTCAAAGTTTCAGCAGCTCTCAATTAGCCCTCAGATGTTCCAGTTACGCCAACAGCAGACACCTCAACTGAACATGCATCAATTGCAGCAGCAGTCCCAGCAGTCAAACGGCAATACATCTgcaaaaaatgaatcaaacCAATAG